The genomic stretch ATCTCTCCCATGGATAAAGCGAGAAGATAAGCAAACAACATTCCTGCGGATAAAAATCCCAATACCAGAATTAGCTTCCAATTCCCGTACACTAACTGCAAAAAATTCCAAGAATCATAAAGAAGCGAAACTGGATCTTCTAACAAGTCCCAGGAGTTCCAACGATAGAATCTACCTATACAGATTCCAAAAACAGTAAGTGGAGAAATGAAAACGATAAGAGTCCATCCAAACCACTGACTGATCCGATCATTCAAGACCAACTGTATAATCCTCAAAGAAATAAAACCAGAAAATAGTCCGCACCATGCAAAGGAAAAGATCATTAATATATCGAACCAGATCGGAATAGAATTTCTAGCTCGTAAATGCACGAAGTCAGTTACGATATAAGGAGCATTAGGAAAGAAGAGCAACCAAACGACTCCTAAAACCAAAAATATAAGATCTATCTTTCGCTTTCTAAATTCATAATATACATACGCAAAATAAGAAATTCCCAAAGGAACAATTGCTAGAAACAAATTCCAGATTAAAAAGGAAAATGCCTTTTCCTTAGAGACCGAGATACGAGTGGCGATCAGGAAAACACTTACAAAACAACTTAAGGAGAGAACGAATAATTGTTGGATAAAAGGAATATTAAAAATGTATTTCATACTATTTGTGCCTGCAAAGATCCTTTCAGGGGAAATCAAATCCCCTAAAAGGAAATAATGGAATTAAGAAGGGATCTGGTCCTCTTTTGCTCCAAAGGAATACCAATCCACATTTCTAGTTAAATGCATGAATCCTGCGAGAACGAAGAATATCGCCAATGAACCTAAGAGCAATGCGTTCTCTTCAGAGGCGAGGATCACATACAAGAATGTGTAGAGAATTGTAAAATATCCTCCTGCAAGATATCCTCTCTTTTTATCCTGTAGTACTGAGCCCGCATAATAGGAGATCAATGCCGATACGGAGATAGAAGCACATACATATGCCCAATTGAATCCGATATGTTCCGAAAGAGAAAGATTCAAAATATAAAACACAAGCATTGCCACCCCTATCATCAAATATTGGAGCGGATGCAGTATCTTTCCCCCGAAAATCTCTAGCAAGAAGAACAATGTAAAACTTGCAGCTAAGAACAAGATCGCATATTTTAGGGAGCGCTCCGATTTCAAATATTGATCGGCAGGAATGATTAAACTAACTCCGTATGCAGAACTTATAATGGAATCCACATAGGAATCGTTCATATATTGTATGACTTGCGGATAATTTCTTGCGAAATAAGAAGATTCCCATACCGCTTGAAACCCATTTTCAGTTACGGATCTTTCATTCGGCAAAATAGAACCTACGAAAGAAGGATCTTTCCAATCCGAGCTCATTTTGATAGTGCTCGTTTTTCCAGTCGGGACTACATAAATCCAATCCGAACCCTTTAATGGAATTTCTATCGAGAAGGAAAAGTGATCACTTCCTTCCTTTGTTACGAATTTCGTATGAAGTCCGGCAGGGAAAAAATTGGAAGAAGAACCCGGCTGCAAAATCATTTCCTTTCCAGCCAAATTGAACTTAACATCCTTTCCGATTCCTTTCGGATCTAAAACGGAAAGAATGACTCTAGATTGAGACCATAAGATTTTCTTGGTTCTTGCGGGAAAATCCGTAAGAGTTGGAGATTTAAAACTTCCTTCCATCTTGAAATCTCCAGTAAAAAGCACTGTCTCAAAAATGGATCTTTTTCTCTTCTCCGCTTTCAGATCCGAATTTACAGTTAGGGTTTCCGGCAGAATATAAATTTCTCCGCTTTCGCTATCTACTTCCTCTTCGCCTTGTTCCTTGTCATTTTTGATCTTCTCCAATTTATAAGGGACCACCAAGAAAGGACCTGCGATCCTTTGGCTCCCTCCCCATTTGGAATTGATTTCTTGGACCGCTTCTCTCGATCTTTCCTGCCTTTCGCTGACCAAGCCGCTCATCATAGATAGCGGGATCACAAACCCGATCAGCATCGTACCTAAAATCAATACTCGAATGCTTACGGAAGTTTTTAATTTGCTCATACTTTCATTCCTCTTTGGGAAAGTATCTGCGAATCCTGTGAGAGGATTATGAGGGCTTTATGTGGATTTTGTGAGGAAGTAAAATTTAGGAACGAATTGGGATGGAAAACTTAGAAATCACTCCCCCAGCCCAATTGTATATTTCTATCTTACCTGAATGCAATTCAGCGACTTCCTGAACGAACGCAAGTCCGAGCCCCGAACTCTTTCTACCAGTATCCGGACGAGGCAAGGAGTAAAATCGTTCAAAGATCCGAGCAAGAGCATAATCAGGGATATTTGGGCCCTCGTTTTGGATTTCCAGAAACCATTCCCCATTTTCGGAAATCCCAGTTTGGATGCCGATCTGAGTATTTACATAAGAGAAATCTAAAGCATTTTGGAGAAGATTCCTAAACGCAGTCGTTAGAAAGAATCGATTTCCATCCAAAGAAATATCTTGCCCGGATACACTTAGTTTAATTTTCTTTCTATCAGATTCTGCCGAAAATGAATTTACAACTTCGGTTAAAATTTCCTCACTACGCAAACCTGTTTGGATCTCTAAACTGGAAACATTCTCCAAAGCGCTGAGCTCCAATAATTTTTCGATTACCGTCTGCATCCTTTTACTTTCTAATTGGATGTTTTGAAGAAGAGGCTGTAACCTGTTTGGATCCTCCGATAATAATTCTACAGAAGCAAGTATAGAAGAAAGTGGGCTTTTGATCTCATGAGTCAAAACCTGCACGTAATTTTCCACATATTCCTTGCCTGCTATCTCTCTCACAAGTTGATCCATTTGCTCCCCTAACTCTCTGATTTCAGGGACTCCTATCTTAGGAAGACTAGGACGTTTCTTAGAGCGCAAAGCTGAAACATAACCGGATAACTTTCGGATGGGGGAAAAAATAAAATAAACCGCTACGCAAAATACAAGAGAAATAAAAACAGCAACAAGAAGGCTGATCCGATAGAATTTTTCCTTAGCAAAATCAATGAAAGGTAATATACTCGCCTTCGGTTTTATTAGGGTAAGAACTCCCGCAATCCTTCCTTTAAAATAAATGGGAGCCGCTATGAATATCGCGCTCTCCGTATCATTCTTTCCTAATTTGCTCGATCTCACTCCGTATTTTCCTTTTAAAGTGAGAAATACATCGTTGTATCGAGAATAATCCTCTCCCGTTCTCTTTCCGGAAGAATCGTAAGCCACAATTCCGTTGGCGTTTGTTACGTAGAACTCCAGATCAATTTTTCGTTTTGTATGACTATAGATCTTAGCTTCAAAGGCTTTTCCCTTAGCCTTCTCGAAAGAATCTCCTAATACATGGTTGATATTGGATTGAAATGGAAGATTGGGATGTTTTAAAAGTTCTTGTTCTATAAGAGAAGAGAGAACATAAACCGTATCGTTCATGGACTCTTCGACAGTTTCCATGTAACGTGGTCGAATCGATTCTTCGATCTTATCTACTAGGTAATAAAATCCGATCGAGAACGCAAAAAAAAACCGACGATGATCCGGATCCAAAGACTCATAAGGACTCCTTTAAACCATATCCTTGTCCCCTTCTGGTCTCTATAGGATCCAAGTCGGGACGAATCTCTTTTAGTCTAGCTCTCAAGTTTTTGATCACAGTATCCACCGCTCGATCAAAACTATCTTCCGGCTCGGTCCAGACCAAATCCATAATTTCCTCTCTGGTAAAAATTTTACCTCTTCGTTTGATGAATAATACGAGAGTTTTATATTCGTAAGGTGTTAGACTTAAGGACTTTCCGTGATAATAAATGAGCTTTCTTTCCTCGTCCGTTACGAAATCTGTAAACTTTTCTTCCGTGTTCCCGTCGTATCTTCGAAGCACAGCACGGATCCGAGCGACCAATTCTCTCGGGCTAAACGGTTTTATCATATAATCATCGGCGCCTAGTTCTAAGCCGAGAACCTTGTCCAGTTCGGATTCCCTTGCCGTGAGCAATATTACCGGGATAGAATATTTCTTTCTAAGTTCTTTTAATACCTCGAACCCATTCGAATCAGGAAGGCCGACGTCTAATACAAGTAGATCCGGAGATTCGGACATAAGAGCAAAACAATCTTTGCTAGTCATCGCAGTCAAAGCCCGAAAGCCTTCCGACTCAAGGACCATACGGATCGTATCAATGATCCCAGGTTCATCTTCAGTAACAAGAATCGTTCGAGCAGAGTTCATTCAGAAAAAGGAAATCGCAAACTTCTCCTAAGGAAAGGAAAATTTTTTCCTGCAGAAGCTTTTCCTTTTTTTCGAGAATTTTCGAAATCGGTTTGCATATCCCAGTTCCACAACGATAGTTTGTGATTGTTTTAAAATTCCCCTACCCACTATGAGCCAACCTAAAACAAAAAAAGAAACCCAAGATCTTTTCGAACTCTACAGACAAATGCTCCTGATCCGTCGCTTTGAAGAAGCTTCCGCCAAAGCATACAGCATGGGAAAGATAGGAGGCTTCTGCCATTTATACATCGGTCAAGAAGCAGTCGGCGTAGGAGCAATCTCCGCTCTAGAAGAAAAAGATTATATAGTTTCCACATATAGAGATCACGGGCACGCACTCGCAAGAGGCTTAGAGCCAAAGTCTCTCATGGCGGAATTATTCGGAAAGAAGACCGGGATCGTATCCGGAAACGGCGGCTCCATGCACTTTTTCGATAAAAAGAAAAACTTCATGGGTGGCCACGGCATTGTAGGAGGCCATATCTCTCTCGCAGCTGGGATCGCGTACGCCTCTAAGTATAGAGAAGACCAAGCAGTCACTCTCTGCTTCTTTGGAGAAGGTGCTGCCAATATCGGCTCCTTTCATGAAGGAATGAATTTAGCAGCCATCTGGAAACTTCCACTCGTAATGATCTGCGAAAACAATCATTATGCGATGGGAACTCCTGAATATAGAGCCTTATCCGTAAAAGATGTATCTGTAAGAGCCGCAGCCTATGATATTGCTAGAGATCATATTGAAGGGGACGAGGTCCGCAAGGTAAGAGACCACGTCAAGGTCGCAGTCGAAAGAGCTAGAAGAGGAGAAGGTCCTACTCTGATGGAAATTTCCACATATCGATTCAGAGGACATTCTATGTCCGACCCTGCAAAATATCGAACAAAAGAAGAATTAGAAAAATATAAACAAGGTGACCCACTTATTAAGGCCGAAAAAGACCTGATCGGTTCCGGCTGGGCTACAGAAGATCTTTCTAAATTGGATGAGACCATCGCAAAGCAAATAGAAGAGGCAGTGGACTTCGCGGAGAAAAGTGAAGAACCTCCTTTAGGCTGGCTCTATAAACATGTTTATGCGGAGAACGTATAATGGCAGTCCTAACATATAGAGAAGCTCTCAATAGAGCAATGACTGAAGAAATGGAGAAGGATCCGAATATCTTTCTCATGGGAGAAGAAGTAGGACACTATGAAGGAGCCTACAAGGTTTCCCAAGGAATGCTCGCAAAATTCGGAGAGAAACGAGTGATAGACACTCCTATCTCGGAGAATGGATTTGCAGGAGTCGGAATTGGCGCCGCCATGGTAGGCCTAAGACCGATCATCGAATTCATGACTTGGAACTTCTCACTTGTTGCGATAGATCAAATCATCAACTCAGCCGCAAAAATGAATTATATGAGTGCGGGACAATTTCCGATTCCGATCGTATTTAGAGGTGCAGGAGGCGCCGGGGGAAGATTGGCAGCTCAGCACTCCCAGTCCTTCGAGAGTTGGTATGCTCATATTCCTGGGTTAAAGGTGCTCGCTCCTTATACTCCAGCAGATGCATACGGGCTCCTAAAAACTTCCATTCGAGATAATAATCCTACCATCTTTATAGAAAGCGAAGTATTATACGGAAGCAAAGGAGAAGTTCCCGAAGGAGAATTCTCCATCCCTATGGGAAAGGCTGATATTAAAAGAGAAGGAACCCAACTTACCATTGTTAGTTGGTCTCGCGCGCTCATGTATGTGCTTCCCGCTGCTGAAAAATTAGCAAAAGAAGGCATTTCCGTCGAAGTACTGGATCTACGAAGCATCCGTCCTTTAGATGAGGAAGCAATTCTTGCCTCTGTTCGAAAAACGAACAGAGCTCTCATCGTAGAAGAAGGTTGGAATGTGGCAGGATTCGGAGCACAGGTTGCGTATCTCATTCAAAAGGACGCATTCGATTATCTGGATTGCCCGGTTGAAAGGATAACTCAAGAAGATGTGCCGATGCCTTACGCGGCCAACCTGGAGAGGTCTTCCCTTCCGAGCGAAGAAAAGATAATTAATAAAGTCAGAAGCATGATTAAGTAATTCAGAATATTCTAATATTAATATATTATAATTAGGCAAA from Leptospira semungkisensis encodes the following:
- a CDS encoding DUF1361 domain-containing protein, producing the protein MISPERIFAGTNSMKYIFNIPFIQQLFVLSLSCFVSVFLIATRISVSKEKAFSFLIWNLFLAIVPLGISYFAYVYYEFRKRKIDLIFLVLGVVWLLFFPNAPYIVTDFVHLRARNSIPIWFDILMIFSFAWCGLFSGFISLRIIQLVLNDRISQWFGWTLIVFISPLTVFGICIGRFYRWNSWDLLEDPVSLLYDSWNFLQLVYGNWKLILVLGFLSAGMLFAYLLALSMGEMRMRSVPSPLKVKSH
- the creD gene encoding cell envelope integrity protein CreD; the encoded protein is MSKLKTSVSIRVLILGTMLIGFVIPLSMMSGLVSERQERSREAVQEINSKWGGSQRIAGPFLVVPYKLEKIKNDKEQGEEEVDSESGEIYILPETLTVNSDLKAEKRKRSIFETVLFTGDFKMEGSFKSPTLTDFPARTKKILWSQSRVILSVLDPKGIGKDVKFNLAGKEMILQPGSSSNFFPAGLHTKFVTKEGSDHFSFSIEIPLKGSDWIYVVPTGKTSTIKMSSDWKDPSFVGSILPNERSVTENGFQAVWESSYFARNYPQVIQYMNDSYVDSIISSAYGVSLIIPADQYLKSERSLKYAILFLAASFTLFFLLEIFGGKILHPLQYLMIGVAMLVFYILNLSLSEHIGFNWAYVCASISVSALISYYAGSVLQDKKRGYLAGGYFTILYTFLYVILASEENALLLGSLAIFFVLAGFMHLTRNVDWYSFGAKEDQIPS
- the creC gene encoding two-component system sensor histidine kinase CreC codes for the protein MDPDHRRFFFAFSIGFYYLVDKIEESIRPRYMETVEESMNDTVYVLSSLIEQELLKHPNLPFQSNINHVLGDSFEKAKGKAFEAKIYSHTKRKIDLEFYVTNANGIVAYDSSGKRTGEDYSRYNDVFLTLKGKYGVRSSKLGKNDTESAIFIAAPIYFKGRIAGVLTLIKPKASILPFIDFAKEKFYRISLLVAVFISLVFCVAVYFIFSPIRKLSGYVSALRSKKRPSLPKIGVPEIRELGEQMDQLVREIAGKEYVENYVQVLTHEIKSPLSSILASVELLSEDPNRLQPLLQNIQLESKRMQTVIEKLLELSALENVSSLEIQTGLRSEEILTEVVNSFSAESDRKKIKLSVSGQDISLDGNRFFLTTAFRNLLQNALDFSYVNTQIGIQTGISENGEWFLEIQNEGPNIPDYALARIFERFYSLPRPDTGRKSSGLGLAFVQEVAELHSGKIEIYNWAGGVISKFSIPIRS
- a CDS encoding response regulator; translated protein: MNSARTILVTEDEPGIIDTIRMVLESEGFRALTAMTSKDCFALMSESPDLLVLDVGLPDSNGFEVLKELRKKYSIPVILLTARESELDKVLGLELGADDYMIKPFSPRELVARIRAVLRRYDGNTEEKFTDFVTDEERKLIYYHGKSLSLTPYEYKTLVLFIKRRGKIFTREEIMDLVWTEPEDSFDRAVDTVIKNLRARLKEIRPDLDPIETRRGQGYGLKESL
- the pdhA gene encoding pyruvate dehydrogenase (acetyl-transferring) E1 component subunit alpha, with amino-acid sequence MSQPKTKKETQDLFELYRQMLLIRRFEEASAKAYSMGKIGGFCHLYIGQEAVGVGAISALEEKDYIVSTYRDHGHALARGLEPKSLMAELFGKKTGIVSGNGGSMHFFDKKKNFMGGHGIVGGHISLAAGIAYASKYREDQAVTLCFFGEGAANIGSFHEGMNLAAIWKLPLVMICENNHYAMGTPEYRALSVKDVSVRAAAYDIARDHIEGDEVRKVRDHVKVAVERARRGEGPTLMEISTYRFRGHSMSDPAKYRTKEELEKYKQGDPLIKAEKDLIGSGWATEDLSKLDETIAKQIEEAVDFAEKSEEPPLGWLYKHVYAENV
- a CDS encoding pyruvate dehydrogenase complex E1 component subunit beta; its protein translation is MAVLTYREALNRAMTEEMEKDPNIFLMGEEVGHYEGAYKVSQGMLAKFGEKRVIDTPISENGFAGVGIGAAMVGLRPIIEFMTWNFSLVAIDQIINSAAKMNYMSAGQFPIPIVFRGAGGAGGRLAAQHSQSFESWYAHIPGLKVLAPYTPADAYGLLKTSIRDNNPTIFIESEVLYGSKGEVPEGEFSIPMGKADIKREGTQLTIVSWSRALMYVLPAAEKLAKEGISVEVLDLRSIRPLDEEAILASVRKTNRALIVEEGWNVAGFGAQVAYLIQKDAFDYLDCPVERITQEDVPMPYAANLERSSLPSEEKIINKVRSMIK